From a region of the Sander lucioperca isolate FBNREF2018 chromosome 8, SLUC_FBN_1.2, whole genome shotgun sequence genome:
- the parp4 gene encoding protein mono-ADP-ribosyltransferase PARP4 isoform X1: MAVFENCSMLFELKTLPFKEKTKLKSAVTENGGNISFVVNKQCSLIVTSNVSNLSSNRLRSIQKYQTPVVGVDYVYSCLERGVLLPVDEYKLDTSSAFSLPLTFSSIMQSPLSHQVPTSKAVAELSKGPAKPVDSVRLNQKARSPERSGNILEMFRIYTETDFDLPTYPEHFQVAKYSIFEKINSKTWCVLELQCYKGEKGWQYRVVRYWKDDIGAKKAAVRDMLVFLSTSEEALEVYKALRERLQATGLQLRNNTPPQAGDLGSAPLQQLLLEEKLNTGSLSQEVGVFVELLWTEALGCLSNILRVPIDKLSLNDVSRAEGLLLQAQRKRREGNTDEVVSLLGEVYTLLPHIQPLVYHLSPTAKFISQKLDLCQLIKDVLNVSEMTLRSPTPSCLGKYRALRCSIETVPPGTAEFQAVTALLQDRKVQVQRVLSVSRGVELQTFKSDIGNIKPLLHSSSPSNFVGLLSRGLLLPRVGVEHHGIERTDVGNLGSGIYFSDAMSTSLKYSKPSETDGSRLLLVCDVALGRCERVHKRDLTLTQAPEGHHSVHGVRRTPNTPSEFEDDEYVVYSPDQVKLKYVVQFSVEGEQLKEFSPAINTSAELGVPSLDQQETAPECVLDDEGFETIKNPLADVTAGLLDSSGQQLPLQAVHVKCKLMDLLSQVIIFQKYTNLSAVPIEAKYVFPLDDSAAVCGFEAFINGKHVVGQVKEKEQARKEYKQAIERGHGAYLMDQDAPDVFTISVGNLPPGATVLIKVTFVSELIVRDGSILFSLPGSVAPWQESAALNQTTQVTVEKVCVTDEAREFTLDMSVEMPHEITNLQCITHKVKIKRTDCKAVVSVLPGEVMGQEGFQLSVTLSEVHLPRMWVEKHPDKDSQASMLVFYPDFEDHSSSASDEVILLLDTSESMKEESLRMAQKLAMQVLKTLDHNLRLNVIFFGTDHTEAFLAAQPYAKARPAAESFIKRSSPVGGSTELWRPLRALSLLPPSRGVRNLLLLSDGHIQNAELTLQLLRDNAQHSRLFTCGLSPTANRHMLRALARAGGGAYEFFDTKTKHNWAEKVACQVKRMSSPGCSSVSVKWQQFNPTAAPPVQAPKQLNALFNDCHTLVYGFVPHCTQATLLGNLSGQELKTMVSTSELQKTRGTFLHKLTARALIRDYEDGSLDTNEAEHEGKKAELKRFIIDLSKEFSILSQFTSFVAIEERDSEQTEEGFTDIPKLIEDEDVDFLPYISWISPQDSKEDQSADDMSSEREEGSEMDEEEDECYDDVMMYHGEDDNGIHWVRSCFESEAVYEEYSDEVMTDGHCLTEEVKAPRYAAEATLLGNLSGQKLKTMVSTSELQKTRGTHVPSMRLMRMSSREVCPQILSRQPLPRACMVPPPPPPPPPTASRMQTLGQSALSFDRLPGLLPDLSCSYDAMPVFGSESLGEPISGSSGIQHVSQPQSAMSSPSFAPEIPTLFGSMRHTTSSNSMEMSSTAHSSAFSSAVRIVTQQQQQQQQQQQQQQSGFGFSNSCLLPQVKSFGRSLPVTHRQTTAYFSGFAARQQSSFGPSDSLSEDQLIEQEFGIISVEPQNRARIRSEKKLRREINSMPEADVLPLRAPDGDVPQALLWKGLQPRTRKCSRRRPLRLSVHEPLEDKSADPEGLQLRWTKIFQMQHWEGYWELTTELGELLNVNADLFANVFLKNKGIRSLGVRAHEDILRLVATLLVLQLMRVEKLKEGELLRTLFCLDDSPQPRPEWWEEVKKAVDWVCWADRQYPCIYSRLEFGLSWETSTRQLLGFEGLPPFSPLSGLNLQRTVGHLMVH; the protein is encoded by the exons ATGGCTGTGTTTGAGAACTGCTCCATGCTTTTTGAGCTGAAAACTTTGCCCTTCAAGGAGAAGACTAAGCTGAAATCAGCAGTAACAGAAAATGGAGGCAACATTTCCTTTGTGGTCAATAAACAG TGCTCTCTGATAGTGACCAGTAATGTGTCCAACCTGAGCTCCAACAGGCTGCGTAGCATTCAAAAATACCAAACGCCTGTGGTCGGGGTGGATTATGTGTACAGTTGTCTGGAGAGAGGTGTTCTTCTGCCTGTGGATGAATACAAGCTGGATACTTCCTCTGCCTTTTCACTTCCTCTTACTTTCTCCTCGATAATGCAAAGTCCACTCTCGCATCAAG TACCAACGAGCAAAGCAGTTGCTGAGCTGTCCAAAGGCCCAGCCAAACCTGTGGACTCTGTCCGCCTAAATCAGAAGGCAAGGTCTCCAGAGAGGAGTGGAAACATCCTGGAAATGTTCAG AATTTATACTGAAACTGATTTTGATCTTCCAACGTATCCGGAACATTTTCAAGTGGCGAAGTATTCAATCTTTGAAAAG ATAAACAGCAAGACTTGGTGTGTGCTGGAGCTGCAGTGTTACAAAGGAGAGAAAGGATGGCAGTACCGTGTGGTCAGGTACTGGAAGGACGATATAGGAGCCAAG AAGGCGGCGGTGAGGGATATGCTGGTGTTTCTGTCCACCTCAGAGGAAGCTCTGGAGGTGTACAAGGCCCTGAGAGAGAGACTGCAGGCTACTGGTCTGCAGCTGAGGAACAACACGCCTCCGCAGGCTGGGGACCTGGGCTCAGCCCCCCTCCAACAG CTGCTGCTGGAGGAAAAGCTGAACACAGGAAGCTTATCACAGGAAGTGGGCGTATTTGTGGAGCTGCTGTGGACTGAGGCCCTGGGCTGCCTTAGCAACATCCTCAGAGTTCCGATCGATAAGCTCAGCCTCAACGAT gtgagcAGGGCGGAGGGCTTGTTGCTTCAGGCTCAGAGGAAGCGGAGAGAGGGAAATACTGATGAGGTGGTGTCCCTCCTCGGTGAGGTTTACACCCTGCTGCCGCACATACAGCCACTGGTTTACCACTTGTCTCCCACTGCCAAGTTCATCTCTCAGAAACTAGACCTCTGTCAG tTAATCAAAGATGTTCTGAATGTGAGCGAGATGACTCTAAGAAGCCCCACGCCGTCTTGTCTGGGGAAGTACCGCGCTCTGAGGTGCAGCATTGAGACTGTTCCCCCCGGCACCGCCGAGTTTCAGGCTGTGACCGCTCTGCTGCAGGACAG GAAGGTGCAGGTCCAGCGGGTTCTGTCTGTCAGCAGAGGGGTGGAGCTACAGACGTTTAAGAGTGATATCGGGAACATTAAGCCCCTCCTCCATTCCTCCAGCCCCAGCAACTTTGTAGGACTGCTGTCTCG TGGTCTGCTGCTGCCCCGTGTTGGAGTGGAGCATCATGGGATAGAGAGAACAGATGTTGGTAATTTGGGAAGTGGAATCTACTTCAGTGATGCCATGAG CACCAGTTTGAAATACTCCAAGCCCAGTGAGACAGACGGCTCTCGGCTGCTGTTGGTGTGTGATGTGGCGTTGGGACGATGCGAGCGGGTACACAAGAGAGACCTCACACTGACCCAGGCTCCTGAGGGCCACCACAGCGTGCACGGGGTCCGCCGCACCCCTAACACTCCCTCTGAGTTTGAG GACGACGAGTACGTGGTTTACAGTCCTGATCAGGTGAAACTGAAGTATGTGGTTCAGTTCAGCGTCGAGGGAGAACAACTGAAGGAGTTCAGTCCTGCCATCAACACCTCAGCTGAGCTGGGTGTGCCCTCTTTAGACCAGCAAGAAACAG cTCCAGAGTGTGTCTTGGACGATGAGGGGTTTGAAACCATCAAAAACCCACTGGCGGATGTGACAGCTGGACTGTTGGACAGTTCTGGTCAGCAGCTCCCTCTGCAGGCCGTCCACGTGAAGTGCAAGCTGATGGATCTGCTTTCTcag GTCATCATTTTCCAGAAATACACCAACCTGAGCGCTGTGCCCATTGAGGCAAAGTATGTCTTCCCGTTGGATGATTCTGCAGCAGTGTGTGGATTTGAAGCTTTCATCAATGGGAAACATGTGGTGGGACAG GTGAAGGAGAAAGAGCAGGCTCGCAAGGAGTACAAGCAGGCTATTGAAAGAGGCCATGGAGCCTACCTCATGGACCAGGACGCCCCC GATGTATTTACCATCAGTGTTGGCAATCTTCCGCCCGGTGCGACTGTCCTCATTAAAGTTACATTTGTGTCTGAGCTGATCGTCCGGGACGGGAGCATTCTCTTCTCCCTGCCTGGGAGTGTGGCTCCGTGGCAGGAGAGTGCAGCGCTCAACCAGACCACACAA GTCACTGTGGAGAAGGTGTGTGTGACTGATGAGGCAAG AGAGTTCACTCTGGACATGTCAGTTGAGATGCCGCATGAGATCACCAACCTACAGTGCATCACTCACAAAGTCAAGATCAAG AGAACCGACTGTAAGGCGGTGGTGAGCGTGCTGCCAGGAGAGGTCATGGGTCAGGAAGGTTTCCAGCTGTCAGTCACTCTGTCTGAGGTCCACCTGCCCAGGATGTGGGTGGAGAAACACCCTGACAAGGACAgtcag GCCAGCATGTTAGTTTTCTATCCAGACTTTGAAGACCACTCCAGTTCAGCGTCCGATGAAGTCATCCTCTTGCTGGACACGTCCGAGTCCATGAAGGAAGAGTCTCTCCGCATGGCCCAGAAACTCGCCATGCAGGTCCTCAAAACCCTCGACCACAACCTCAGGCTCAATGTCATTTTCTTTGGCACAG ATCACACAGAAGCTTTCCTGGCAGCACAGCCGTATGCTAAAGCCCGTCCAGCAGCCGAGAGCTTCATCAAG CGCTCCAGCCCAGTCGGGGGCAGCACTGAGCTGTGGCGGCCTCTGCGAGCTCTCAGCCTGCTGCCTCCATCCCGCGGCGTCAGgaacctgctgctgctgtcggaCGGCCACATCCAGAACGCGGAGCTCACCTTGCAACTGCTCAGAGACAACGCTCAGCACAGCCGCCTCTTCACCTGCGGTCTCAG CCCGACAGCCAATCGGCACATGCTGAGAGCCCTGGCCAGGGCAGGGGGTGGAGCCTACGAATTCTTCGACacaaaaaccaaacacaatTGGGCAGAGAAG GTGGCGTGTCAGGTGAAGCGTATGTCGTCTCCTGGCTGCAGTTCAGTGTCAGTAAAGTGGCAGCAGTTCAACCCAACAGCGGCCCCTCCTGTGCAAGCCCCCAAGCAGCTCAATGCTCTGTTCAATGACTGCCACACCCTGGTTTACGGCTTTGTTCCACACTGCACTCAG GCCACCCTCCTTGGAAACCTGAGCGGTCAGGAACTCAAAACCATGGTGTCGACCAGTGAGCTGCAGAAGACCAGGGGCACg TTTCTTCACAAGCTCACAGCAAGGGCCCTCATCAGGGATTACGAAGACGGAAGCCTGGATACCAATGAAGCTGAacatgag GGGAAGAAAGCGGAGTTGAAGCGCTTCATCATCGACTTAAGCAAGGAGTTCTCCATCCTGTCTCAGTTCACCAGCTTTGTGGCCATCGAGGAAAGG GACTCCGAACAAACAGAGGAGGGCTTCACGGACATCCCCAAGTTAATCGAAGATGAAGATGTGGACTTCCTCCCCTACATCAGCTGGATTTCTCCTCAGGATAGTAAAGAGGATCAGTCAGCGGATGATATGTCTTCGGAGAGGGAAGAAGGTTCAGAGATG gatgaggaagaggatgagTGCTATGATGATGTTATGATG TACCATGGAGAGGATGATAATGGTATTCATTGGGTTAGAAGTTGCTTCGAGTCAGAAGCTGTGTATGAAGAATATTCAGATGAAGTGATG ACGGATGGACATTGTCTGACAGAGGAAGTAAAGGCTCCACGTTATGCAGCCGAG GCCACCCTCCTTGGAAACCTGAGCGGTCAGAAACTCAAAACCATGGTGTCGACCAGTGAGCTGCAGAAGACCAGGGGCACg CATGTCCCGAGCATGAGACTCATGAGAATGAGCTCCAGAGAAGTGTGTCCCCAAATTTTAAGTAGGCAACCCCTACCGAGAGCCTGTAtggtccctccccctcctcctcctcctccacccacTGCTTCACGTATGCAAACCCTTGGTCAGTCAGCCCTCTCATTTGATCGTCTTCCTGGTCTTCTTCCTGACCTGTCTTGCTCCTACGATGCCATGCCAGTTTTTGGCAGTGAGTCACTGGGTGAACCGATTTCAGGCAGCTCCGGGATACAACATGTCAGTCAACCACAGTCAGCGATGTCCAGTCCATCCTTTGCACCTGAAATCCCCACGCTCTTTGGCAGCATGAGACATACCACATCCTCTAACTCAATGGAAATGTCTTCTACTGCACATTCTTCTGCATTTTCTTCAGCAGTGCGGATTGTaactcaacaacaacaacaacaacaacaacaacaacaacaacaacagtcagGTTTTGGTTTCAGTAACTCGTGCCTTTTGCCTCAAGTCAAATCTTTTGGAAGGAGTCTTCCcgtaacacacagacagacaacagcatATTTTAGTGGTTTTGCAGCTCGACAACAGTCAAGTTTTGgtcccagtgactctctgtctgAAGACCAACTCATTGAACAGGAATTTGGTATTATATCTGTTGAACCACAAAATCGAGCACGTATACGTTCTGAGAAGAAACTGAGAAGAGAAATAAACTCAATGCCGGAAGCAGACGTTCTACCATTACGTGCACCTGATGGAGATGTACCTCAGGCTCTTTTATGGAAGGGATTGCAACCTCGCACTCGAAAGTGCAGTAGGCGCCGTCCTCTGCGTTTATCAGTTCATGAACCGCTCGA GGACAAGTCAGCAGATCCTGAAGGGCTGCAGCTCAGATGGACAAAGATCTTCCAGATGCAGCATTGG GAGGGCTACTGGGAGTTAACCACAGAACTGGGTGAGCTCCTGAATGTCAATGCAGACCTCTTTGCCAACGTCTTCCTGAAGAACAAGGGCATCCGGTCTCTAG gtgtgaggGCCCATGAAGACATCCTGAGGCTGGTGGCGACTCTTCTGGTTCTGCAGCTGATGAGGGTGGAGAAGCTGAAGGAGGGCGAACTGCTCCGCACTCTCTTCTGCCTGGACGACTCCCCTCAGCCAAG GCCCGAGTGGTGGGAAGAGGTGAAGAAGGCGGTGGACTGGGTTTGCTGGGCTGACCGGCAGTACCCGTGTATCTACAGCCGGCTGGAGTTTGGTCTGAGCTGGGAGACCTCCACCCGTCAGCTGCTGGGTTTCGAGGGCCTCCCTCCCTTCTCACCTCTCAGTGGTCTGAACCTGCAGAGGACTGTTGGGCATCTAATGGTCCACTGA
- the parp4 gene encoding protein mono-ADP-ribosyltransferase PARP4 isoform X2 produces the protein MAVFENCSMLFELKTLPFKEKTKLKSAVTENGGNISFVVNKQCSLIVTSNVSNLSSNRLRSIQKYQTPVVGVDYVYSCLERGVLLPVDEYKLDTSSAFSLPLTFSSIMQSPLSHQVPTSKAVAELSKGPAKPVDSVRLNQKARSPERSGNILEMFRIYTETDFDLPTYPEHFQVAKYSIFEKINSKTWCVLELQCYKGEKGWQYRVVRYWKDDIGAKKAAVRDMLVFLSTSEEALEVYKALRERLQATGLQLRNNTPPQAGDLGSAPLQQLLLEEKLNTGSLSQEVGVFVELLWTEALGCLSNILRVPIDKLSLNDVSRAEGLLLQAQRKRREGNTDEVVSLLGEVYTLLPHIQPLVYHLSPTAKFISQKLDLCQLIKDVLNVSEMTLRSPTPSCLGKYRALRCSIETVPPGTAEFQAVTALLQDRKVQVQRVLSVSRGVELQTFKSDIGNIKPLLHSSSPSNFVGLLSRGLLLPRVGVEHHGIERTDVGNLGSGIYFSDAMSTSLKYSKPSETDGSRLLLVCDVALGRCERVHKRDLTLTQAPEGHHSVHGVRRTPNTPSEFEDDEYVVYSPDQVKLKYVVQFSVEGEQLKEFSPAINTSAELGVPSLDQQETAPECVLDDEGFETIKNPLADVTAGLLDSSGQQLPLQAVHVKCKLMDLLSQVIIFQKYTNLSAVPIEAKYVFPLDDSAAVCGFEAFINGKHVVGQVKEKEQARKEYKQAIERGHGAYLMDQDAPDVFTISVGNLPPGATVLIKVTFVSELIVRDGSILFSLPGSVAPWQESAALNQTTQVTVEKVCVTDEAREFTLDMSVEMPHEITNLQCITHKVKIKRTDCKAVVSVLPGEVMGQEGFQLSVTLSEVHLPRMWVEKHPDKDSQASMLVFYPDFEDHSSSASDEVILLLDTSESMKEESLRMAQKLAMQVLKTLDHNLRLNVIFFGTDHTEAFLAAQPYAKARPAAESFIKRSSPVGGSTELWRPLRALSLLPPSRGVRNLLLLSDGHIQNAELTLQLLRDNAQHSRLFTCGLSPTANRHMLRALARAGGGAYEFFDTKTKHNWAEKVACQVKRMSSPGCSSVSVKWQQFNPTAAPPVQAPKQLNALFNDCHTLVYGFVPHCTQATLLGNLSGQKLKTMVSTSELQKTRGTHVPSMRLMRMSSREVCPQILSRQPLPRACMVPPPPPPPPPTASRMQTLGQSALSFDRLPGLLPDLSCSYDAMPVFGSESLGEPISGSSGIQHVSQPQSAMSSPSFAPEIPTLFGSMRHTTSSNSMEMSSTAHSSAFSSAVRIVTQQQQQQQQQQQQQQSGFGFSNSCLLPQVKSFGRSLPVTHRQTTAYFSGFAARQQSSFGPSDSLSEDQLIEQEFGIISVEPQNRARIRSEKKLRREINSMPEADVLPLRAPDGDVPQALLWKGLQPRTRKCSRRRPLRLSVHEPLEDKSADPEGLQLRWTKIFQMQHWEGYWELTTELGELLNVNADLFANVFLKNKGIRSLGVRAHEDILRLVATLLVLQLMRVEKLKEGELLRTLFCLDDSPQPRPEWWEEVKKAVDWVCWADRQYPCIYSRLEFGLSWETSTRQLLGFEGLPPFSPLSGLNLQRTVGHLMVH, from the exons ATGGCTGTGTTTGAGAACTGCTCCATGCTTTTTGAGCTGAAAACTTTGCCCTTCAAGGAGAAGACTAAGCTGAAATCAGCAGTAACAGAAAATGGAGGCAACATTTCCTTTGTGGTCAATAAACAG TGCTCTCTGATAGTGACCAGTAATGTGTCCAACCTGAGCTCCAACAGGCTGCGTAGCATTCAAAAATACCAAACGCCTGTGGTCGGGGTGGATTATGTGTACAGTTGTCTGGAGAGAGGTGTTCTTCTGCCTGTGGATGAATACAAGCTGGATACTTCCTCTGCCTTTTCACTTCCTCTTACTTTCTCCTCGATAATGCAAAGTCCACTCTCGCATCAAG TACCAACGAGCAAAGCAGTTGCTGAGCTGTCCAAAGGCCCAGCCAAACCTGTGGACTCTGTCCGCCTAAATCAGAAGGCAAGGTCTCCAGAGAGGAGTGGAAACATCCTGGAAATGTTCAG AATTTATACTGAAACTGATTTTGATCTTCCAACGTATCCGGAACATTTTCAAGTGGCGAAGTATTCAATCTTTGAAAAG ATAAACAGCAAGACTTGGTGTGTGCTGGAGCTGCAGTGTTACAAAGGAGAGAAAGGATGGCAGTACCGTGTGGTCAGGTACTGGAAGGACGATATAGGAGCCAAG AAGGCGGCGGTGAGGGATATGCTGGTGTTTCTGTCCACCTCAGAGGAAGCTCTGGAGGTGTACAAGGCCCTGAGAGAGAGACTGCAGGCTACTGGTCTGCAGCTGAGGAACAACACGCCTCCGCAGGCTGGGGACCTGGGCTCAGCCCCCCTCCAACAG CTGCTGCTGGAGGAAAAGCTGAACACAGGAAGCTTATCACAGGAAGTGGGCGTATTTGTGGAGCTGCTGTGGACTGAGGCCCTGGGCTGCCTTAGCAACATCCTCAGAGTTCCGATCGATAAGCTCAGCCTCAACGAT gtgagcAGGGCGGAGGGCTTGTTGCTTCAGGCTCAGAGGAAGCGGAGAGAGGGAAATACTGATGAGGTGGTGTCCCTCCTCGGTGAGGTTTACACCCTGCTGCCGCACATACAGCCACTGGTTTACCACTTGTCTCCCACTGCCAAGTTCATCTCTCAGAAACTAGACCTCTGTCAG tTAATCAAAGATGTTCTGAATGTGAGCGAGATGACTCTAAGAAGCCCCACGCCGTCTTGTCTGGGGAAGTACCGCGCTCTGAGGTGCAGCATTGAGACTGTTCCCCCCGGCACCGCCGAGTTTCAGGCTGTGACCGCTCTGCTGCAGGACAG GAAGGTGCAGGTCCAGCGGGTTCTGTCTGTCAGCAGAGGGGTGGAGCTACAGACGTTTAAGAGTGATATCGGGAACATTAAGCCCCTCCTCCATTCCTCCAGCCCCAGCAACTTTGTAGGACTGCTGTCTCG TGGTCTGCTGCTGCCCCGTGTTGGAGTGGAGCATCATGGGATAGAGAGAACAGATGTTGGTAATTTGGGAAGTGGAATCTACTTCAGTGATGCCATGAG CACCAGTTTGAAATACTCCAAGCCCAGTGAGACAGACGGCTCTCGGCTGCTGTTGGTGTGTGATGTGGCGTTGGGACGATGCGAGCGGGTACACAAGAGAGACCTCACACTGACCCAGGCTCCTGAGGGCCACCACAGCGTGCACGGGGTCCGCCGCACCCCTAACACTCCCTCTGAGTTTGAG GACGACGAGTACGTGGTTTACAGTCCTGATCAGGTGAAACTGAAGTATGTGGTTCAGTTCAGCGTCGAGGGAGAACAACTGAAGGAGTTCAGTCCTGCCATCAACACCTCAGCTGAGCTGGGTGTGCCCTCTTTAGACCAGCAAGAAACAG cTCCAGAGTGTGTCTTGGACGATGAGGGGTTTGAAACCATCAAAAACCCACTGGCGGATGTGACAGCTGGACTGTTGGACAGTTCTGGTCAGCAGCTCCCTCTGCAGGCCGTCCACGTGAAGTGCAAGCTGATGGATCTGCTTTCTcag GTCATCATTTTCCAGAAATACACCAACCTGAGCGCTGTGCCCATTGAGGCAAAGTATGTCTTCCCGTTGGATGATTCTGCAGCAGTGTGTGGATTTGAAGCTTTCATCAATGGGAAACATGTGGTGGGACAG GTGAAGGAGAAAGAGCAGGCTCGCAAGGAGTACAAGCAGGCTATTGAAAGAGGCCATGGAGCCTACCTCATGGACCAGGACGCCCCC GATGTATTTACCATCAGTGTTGGCAATCTTCCGCCCGGTGCGACTGTCCTCATTAAAGTTACATTTGTGTCTGAGCTGATCGTCCGGGACGGGAGCATTCTCTTCTCCCTGCCTGGGAGTGTGGCTCCGTGGCAGGAGAGTGCAGCGCTCAACCAGACCACACAA GTCACTGTGGAGAAGGTGTGTGTGACTGATGAGGCAAG AGAGTTCACTCTGGACATGTCAGTTGAGATGCCGCATGAGATCACCAACCTACAGTGCATCACTCACAAAGTCAAGATCAAG AGAACCGACTGTAAGGCGGTGGTGAGCGTGCTGCCAGGAGAGGTCATGGGTCAGGAAGGTTTCCAGCTGTCAGTCACTCTGTCTGAGGTCCACCTGCCCAGGATGTGGGTGGAGAAACACCCTGACAAGGACAgtcag GCCAGCATGTTAGTTTTCTATCCAGACTTTGAAGACCACTCCAGTTCAGCGTCCGATGAAGTCATCCTCTTGCTGGACACGTCCGAGTCCATGAAGGAAGAGTCTCTCCGCATGGCCCAGAAACTCGCCATGCAGGTCCTCAAAACCCTCGACCACAACCTCAGGCTCAATGTCATTTTCTTTGGCACAG ATCACACAGAAGCTTTCCTGGCAGCACAGCCGTATGCTAAAGCCCGTCCAGCAGCCGAGAGCTTCATCAAG CGCTCCAGCCCAGTCGGGGGCAGCACTGAGCTGTGGCGGCCTCTGCGAGCTCTCAGCCTGCTGCCTCCATCCCGCGGCGTCAGgaacctgctgctgctgtcggaCGGCCACATCCAGAACGCGGAGCTCACCTTGCAACTGCTCAGAGACAACGCTCAGCACAGCCGCCTCTTCACCTGCGGTCTCAG CCCGACAGCCAATCGGCACATGCTGAGAGCCCTGGCCAGGGCAGGGGGTGGAGCCTACGAATTCTTCGACacaaaaaccaaacacaatTGGGCAGAGAAG GTGGCGTGTCAGGTGAAGCGTATGTCGTCTCCTGGCTGCAGTTCAGTGTCAGTAAAGTGGCAGCAGTTCAACCCAACAGCGGCCCCTCCTGTGCAAGCCCCCAAGCAGCTCAATGCTCTGTTCAATGACTGCCACACCCTGGTTTACGGCTTTGTTCCACACTGCACTCAG GCCACCCTCCTTGGAAACCTGAGCGGTCAGAAACTCAAAACCATGGTGTCGACCAGTGAGCTGCAGAAGACCAGGGGCACg CATGTCCCGAGCATGAGACTCATGAGAATGAGCTCCAGAGAAGTGTGTCCCCAAATTTTAAGTAGGCAACCCCTACCGAGAGCCTGTAtggtccctccccctcctcctcctcctccacccacTGCTTCACGTATGCAAACCCTTGGTCAGTCAGCCCTCTCATTTGATCGTCTTCCTGGTCTTCTTCCTGACCTGTCTTGCTCCTACGATGCCATGCCAGTTTTTGGCAGTGAGTCACTGGGTGAACCGATTTCAGGCAGCTCCGGGATACAACATGTCAGTCAACCACAGTCAGCGATGTCCAGTCCATCCTTTGCACCTGAAATCCCCACGCTCTTTGGCAGCATGAGACATACCACATCCTCTAACTCAATGGAAATGTCTTCTACTGCACATTCTTCTGCATTTTCTTCAGCAGTGCGGATTGTaactcaacaacaacaacaacaacaacaacaacaacaacaacaacagtcagGTTTTGGTTTCAGTAACTCGTGCCTTTTGCCTCAAGTCAAATCTTTTGGAAGGAGTCTTCCcgtaacacacagacagacaacagcatATTTTAGTGGTTTTGCAGCTCGACAACAGTCAAGTTTTGgtcccagtgactctctgtctgAAGACCAACTCATTGAACAGGAATTTGGTATTATATCTGTTGAACCACAAAATCGAGCACGTATACGTTCTGAGAAGAAACTGAGAAGAGAAATAAACTCAATGCCGGAAGCAGACGTTCTACCATTACGTGCACCTGATGGAGATGTACCTCAGGCTCTTTTATGGAAGGGATTGCAACCTCGCACTCGAAAGTGCAGTAGGCGCCGTCCTCTGCGTTTATCAGTTCATGAACCGCTCGA GGACAAGTCAGCAGATCCTGAAGGGCTGCAGCTCAGATGGACAAAGATCTTCCAGATGCAGCATTGG GAGGGCTACTGGGAGTTAACCACAGAACTGGGTGAGCTCCTGAATGTCAATGCAGACCTCTTTGCCAACGTCTTCCTGAAGAACAAGGGCATCCGGTCTCTAG gtgtgaggGCCCATGAAGACATCCTGAGGCTGGTGGCGACTCTTCTGGTTCTGCAGCTGATGAGGGTGGAGAAGCTGAAGGAGGGCGAACTGCTCCGCACTCTCTTCTGCCTGGACGACTCCCCTCAGCCAAG GCCCGAGTGGTGGGAAGAGGTGAAGAAGGCGGTGGACTGGGTTTGCTGGGCTGACCGGCAGTACCCGTGTATCTACAGCCGGCTGGAGTTTGGTCTGAGCTGGGAGACCTCCACCCGTCAGCTGCTGGGTTTCGAGGGCCTCCCTCCCTTCTCACCTCTCAGTGGTCTGAACCTGCAGAGGACTGTTGGGCATCTAATGGTCCACTGA